The sequence below is a genomic window from Fulvitalea axinellae.
TGATCCTACTTTTGAATATGATGCGGAAGGACTAGTTTCCGGCGATAATATGGCGGGGCGATTGGAACGCCATGAAGGTGAAGATACAGGTGTATATCCCATAAAGCAAGGAAGCCTCAAGCCTCAGAATGCAGGCAACTATACGGTGAAGTTTGTTTCCGGCGACTTTAACATCACTCCTGCCCCACTGACTATTGGGGTGTATGACGAGGACAGGCGGGTGATTGATCCGAATCCTGAATTTGAGATTTACTACGAAGGCTTCAAAAGTGGAGATGATGAAAAGGTATTGACCAAGATTCCTGTGGCGACTACCACCGCTACAGAGGATTCGGATCCGGGTATCTACCCTATTTCGATAAGTGAGGTGTCGTCTAAAAATTATATTATTCAATTGAAATCAGGGGTGCTGACCATTCTTGACAGAGAGCCTTTGGATATCCCTACTTTACTTACGCCGAATGGCGACGGAATGAATGATAATTGGAATATCCTGAATCTCGAATACTACGATTGGGTCAGCGTAAAGATCTATACCGGAGCCGGAAAGGTGGTGTTTTTTGACGAGAAGTACAGGTATGAGGAAGAGTGGAATCCCAAAGATCTCGATTCCGGGACTTACGCTTACACGGTGGAGACCAGCGAAGGTAACGTTTACCGTGGACGTTTGATCATCCGAAAATAGACTTCCAACCTTAGCGCCAGAGAAATGAAAAACAGTGTTTACATATTGACCCTAGTCGTCTTGTTTATAATGTCAGCTCAAATAGTAAGGGCGCAATATACGGTCGATTACAGACAATATTACCAAAATCCGCAAACGCTTAATCCCGCTTATGCCGGCATTGACGGTAACTGGAGTTTTAATTTGGGTTATGGATCCACAAGCCTTGACCAAGATCAAAAAGCTTCGAATTATTATATCGGAGCTAATCTTACCTTCCCGAAAATACAGAAAAGCGAATTGGACGTATTGATGCGTTATTGCGCCAAACCTAAATTTAGCAAAAGAAAGCCCGGAGTCCCGAGAAAGTTATACGGTGGCGGACAGGTAAGACATGGCTTTGGCGCTACACTTTATAAGCGGGATTTCAGAATCACTAGCCGACAAGAATACGCCCTGACCTATGCCGTGCATGTGCCGCTTAGTCGTTCGCTTATGGTTTCCGGTGGTGCCGGAATGCTTAGCGTTCTTGACAGAATTCACTTTGACGCGCTGAATGTCCGACATGAGATGGACCCGATATATCAGGATTTACAGGAGGGCGAAGACAATTGGAATTATTATGCGGCGCAAGTCGGTGTGGCTATTCATTCCCGAAGAATATATTTGGGTTATGCGTTCAAGAGTAAATTGAGATCAAGTGGTGCGCCCGGCGATTTGGGGGCGGAAGGAGATACTCACCAAATGTCAGGTGGAGTCAGATTTAGCTTGTCTCCCGATATCGAATGGCTTAACTCCGCTAACGTCGGGTTAGGATTGGATGATGCGAAGATGGCCGTTACCAGTCAATTGCAATACAAAGATCTGATTCGGGCGGGAGCGATTTACGATTATCAGGAATCCATAAGCGGTATATTGGGAATAGCCATCGGAGATTACGCTCGGACGGATTTCACCTTGGCTTATCCCCTAGAAAGCCAATATGCCCAATTGGATAGTAAAATCCTTTATGAGGTATCTTTGAGCTTCTTTGCTTTTAAAGCAAAAAGTAGAGCGAAGTATTTTTGGTAAATGAACGAAGCCGTTAGAGTATTTCATCTTTAAGGAAGATGAGAAATTAGTAGTTGAGTGATATAGCATTCTGCCAATACTGCGAAAATCCGGTTTGAGCCCATTCTATTTCAATGAAAAAGTAAGCCCGCCGAATCATTTCCGGCGGGTTTTAGAAATATTACTCAACTCAATTCCTTACAGGTAGTTGACCGGAATGTAAGATGTACGCTCTTCACCCATAATGTATTTTCCAGACATCTTTTCGTCGTCGCATTGCAAACCTTGCGGGATCACTTCTTTGTTTTTGACTTCAAACTCAGCCTCAGCAAACGGATTTCCGTCAACCAAATATTCTACCCGGTATTTGGCGTCTTGCAAACGTCGGATATAATGCCACTCGTTCAATGGCTTGTCCGCAATCTCACGGAAGACCGTTTTTCCGCTTCCCGTATAGTGCCTCAACAAGACCACTTGCGCTCCCGAAAGTTTCATAGCGACATCAGGTTGCGCGCGGGCGTCCAAAGTCGGGTCATGCATCTCGTCAGTAAGCCCGTAGAGCTTACCGTTTTTGTACAGACGGGCTTGGAGCAGTACCTCCTCTTTTCCCTTTTC
It includes:
- a CDS encoding PorP/SprF family type IX secretion system membrane protein, which translates into the protein MKNSVYILTLVVLFIMSAQIVRAQYTVDYRQYYQNPQTLNPAYAGIDGNWSFNLGYGSTSLDQDQKASNYYIGANLTFPKIQKSELDVLMRYCAKPKFSKRKPGVPRKLYGGGQVRHGFGATLYKRDFRITSRQEYALTYAVHVPLSRSLMVSGGAGMLSVLDRIHFDALNVRHEMDPIYQDLQEGEDNWNYYAAQVGVAIHSRRIYLGYAFKSKLRSSGAPGDLGAEGDTHQMSGGVRFSLSPDIEWLNSANVGLGLDDAKMAVTSQLQYKDLIRAGAIYDYQESISGILGIAIGDYARTDFTLAYPLESQYAQLDSKILYEVSLSFFAFKAKSRAKYFW